Genomic window (Apodemus sylvaticus chromosome 22, mApoSyl1.1, whole genome shotgun sequence):
CAACCTGAGCTTTTTCTTCAGCAGTCTGAAACAATTTACATCAATTTGCAAAGACACAGGAGACAGGGAAGGTACATCCATCCCATCACACTGTCAGGAGTCACTCACTGCTAGACAGACATGTggacaattttgtttttaaatttgttaaaattacatttattatttgggGGGTGCATATTGTGGCAAaaatttggaggtcagaggacaccttgtaagagttggttctctcctccctctatgtggttctggggatcaaactcaggtgagCAGACTTGGCAGCAGGGCCTTAATTTACCTATTGAGTCATTTTCAAAGACAGATTTATTGGGAATAAACATTTCAGTGGGACTGAAAGTGTCATATGTGTATTCAAGGTGGCAAAGaaaaagagggttttttttttttttttttttttttggatttgcttttttttccgagacagggtttctctgtatagccctggctgtcctggaactcactctgtagaccaggctggcctcaaactcagaaatccacctgcgtctgcctcccagagtgctgggattacaggcgtgcgccaccaccgcccggctagaaaaGAGGTTTTAATGAGAAAACATCCCTTTAAAAGTTGCATGGGGTGATTTGAAATGGTCACTCTGGGCTGCAACAGGCTGGCGGCAGTCCAGGGTAACAAGCGGTGGCTGGCCAGATGTCCTTGAGAAGGTTTTTTTGGGTGAAGTGGTAACAGCCTTTGTAGAAGGCTGCCATTCCAGCAGTCTCCTGGAATGCTCCTGTTGTCATGGATGTGAGAGATGTCCTCTCTTGTAACACCCCAAACTCATTGTCCTGTTGTCATGGATGTGAGAGATGTCCTCTCTTGTAACACCCCAAACTCATTCTTAAGGTTTGACACAAGTGATTAATCCTGGCAGCTTTTACCCATGGAAGAATTTCAGACACTGAGGAAAATATATGCTGGTGGATAGGAAATACACTGCCTGGGGGCAGGGGGCACACTCCGGGACCGTCCACGTGTTAGCACACGGGCTTGGGGATGGAAATGCCACTAGGTATGCAGTTGAGGGAGGGCCACTTGTAGCTTATGCGGTAACAACTCTTAACTCCGATTTTCCAGAACCTCTTGACTGCTTTAGTGACAGTGAGTTAATATTCGGAGAAGGGTGTATTTTTAAGTTATTAGTCAGCAGTTGTGTAGCTAGTCTACTAACAAAATAACATGTTCATGGGCCTGGTGATCAAACCCACGGCCTTGCCAATGCTAGATGAGCTCTACCCTTACTTAATTACAGTCCCAACTGGGAATAACTGCCTtacaatattctttattttttttaaaaaaattttacatgcatgggtgttttgcctgtttgtATATCTGTAGACCATATGCATGcttggtgccttcagaggccagatgAAGGCATCAAATGCTCTGGAACTGAGTTATATACCCTTGTTAgtggctgtgtgggtgctgggaattgaacctgggtcctctggaaaagcagctagtgttcttaaccacagagccatctctctggccccagtgACCCGATACTTCACTACTTTTTCCTACTGCACAAAACCTCAGCCTTTTtagtgtttatttactttttgtgtgtaggtgtggtgtgtatatgtgtattcatatgtatgtgtgggtgcatcCATGCATGGGGGTGCAGGAATCTGACTCTGGTCTCAATCACCGTCTCTCATGAGCAAGGCCTCTCGTGGCATCCGGTGCTCACCAGTTGCATCCAGTGCTCACCAGTTGCATCCAGTGCTCACCAGTTGCATCCAGTGCTCACCAGTTGCATCCAGTGCTTACCAGTTGCATCCAGTGCTCACCAGTTGCAGCTAGTcttgctagccagcttgctcctGGCATCACTTggctctgtctcttgagtgctgggctcacaggaggttgcCATGCTTCTCTGGTTTTTCTGCATAGGTTCTGAGGTCCAGTTTCCCTCTAATGCACTGAGCCAGCCCAGCTGAAGGAGCCTTACAGAGCTGTCTTGAAGCAGGTTCCATAAGAGCACTGCTGTGAAGTAGGAACTGGCAGTGGAGATCCCACATTGCCATCAGCCGGTCTCAGCATTTCTAATGGCAGCGGCCTCTGAGTTATGTAATGCCTCTGTCAGAACCATGCTAACATCCACTAGTTCCCGTGGTACTATTggttcaaagattttttttccttaatgtgCTCAAATGCTATTGGGTATGCATGCTGTGATAATAGCTAGTTGTGCCCCAGGTCTGCCTCTAGCTGCAGAAGAAATGGGACCATCAAATACTTGGGCTTCCCAGCCTCTGTAGTAGAACACAGAGGAGTTAAGAGGTTGGGGACATGTAGTTCACAACCTGCAACGAATACGTAATCTCAAAAGGAACCATTCACTTTCCTAAAGCAATGAGGTTAGGGCCAGGGCTCTCTCAGCACTGACAGTGGTTTCTCTGGATAGTGGTGTAAGGGTGACTGGGTGAGAAGGCTGCTTCTCTCTTGTTCACTTGCTAGCTAACACTGAGTAACTCCTGTGTCAGTTACTCGATGTGGTACTGCATACAGGACAGTTCACAAGCCAACACATCTGGTTCCTAGGTAGCTGAGAAGCTATTggcaataataatgaaaacaaaagatcTCAAGATGCCAGGCAgaggggcacatgcctttaatcccagcactcgggggaGAGAGAGTCAGGCAgacctctgaatttgaggccagcctggtctacagagtgagttccaggacagccagggctacagagagagaaccCTTTCTTGAGCCCATCCCCAAAAAACTTAaggaactggaaagatggctcaagggttaagaaAGCTTGCTACATAGTCATGAGCATCCgagtttggatcccagaacccacataacaAGCCAGGCTTGTTTTTGTGCATATGCCTGTGAGCCCAGTGCTATTGCCTACCTGAAAACTGTGAGTGTGGAAGAAGActgtaaattaaaagaataaggcgcgcgcgcgcgcacacacacacacacacacacacacaggaaaaaagtcTATCAGGAAACATAACTACAAATATTTTGGGGGCtaggggtgcagctcagtgggaACACATTTGCCTAGAATGGACCCAGCTCAATCTCctttaccaaaacaaacaaacacaaacaaaatacaaaaaaagacttacaaaacaataagaaaaattatttagttAGGGGTTTAGGAAGTTATCTCTTAGGAGATGAACTTTAAGCTCGCCTTTGTGAAGGATGACAACACACATACGAGGTGAAGGAAAAGCAGTTAGTGGGGCAGGAGAACATTCTGGACAAAGGACAGTATTATTCAAAGCCCCAGGGATAAGAAGAAACAAACAGCAAGGCTGGCAGTCAGGGTCTAGAGGTGGCGGGGCCAGGAAATTACTTTGGACTTAGACAAAGGACAGGAGGTCACTGGTGCACAAGCCCAATTTGGATCCTGAGGCCAGAATACTTCAAGGTCAGTAACAAGTTGATGGGAGAAGTTTCATCAGAGCAGTGCCATGAGGCTTAAGAGTCCAGTTAAAGGTGGAGAGAGTGGATGGAGGCGAACCAACAGTGTTGGCAAAGTAATGGACGTTGAAAATGAGAAAGGAGGAAACACCAAGATTCAGGTCCATGGAGCTTCGATTTAATAAATGGAGACTACAGAAAGAAACAGCTTATGGGAGAGTGGGAGgaaccattctttctttttcattcattcattcattcattcattcattcattcattatgtaCATACAATGTGCATGacatggcacacatgtggaggtcagaggacaactttcaggaatcaGTTTTTAATCCCTTGGGTTTAGAGATCTCATTTAGGGCCTGTGACTtatgcagcaagtgcttttacaaACCTGTGAGCTATTTTGCTGACCCAAGTGTTCTCTTTAAATGGCAAAGTTTGAGACATCCAAGGTGACAACATTGGAGTTGTATGGTGTGGACCCACTGCTTAGGAGAGAGGGTCTGATTATAAAAAGTTAATATGTAAGTGGGTGATACTTGTTTATAGATAGGgtctcatagcccaggctggcctggaactcactatgtagtccaggctggtttcAACCCCATGAttctcctgctccagcctctctAAAGCTCAGTTACATGCATAAGCCACCAAGACTGGTTGGTGTTATTAAAACTGTGGAAAATGACAGAGCATGCAGGTAGTGGGAAAACATACAGTAAGAAGGGTGAGGGCTTATGCAGACACTGGAGGAGTTCCACCATCCTGGGGCTAAGTAATGGAGGAGAGCCAGAAAGGCAAACTGAGAAAGGTAGAAAGGGTCCAGAGATAGACAGTGAGTAGGAATAAAGTATAGTGTTGTTTGGCCTTGCTGGCCAAACATGAAGATTCTGTGGGTCAGAAACAATGAAGATCATTGGGTTCATAGATCAGTTGGGCAGCATAGAAGTAACCAAAAATTAGATTTATTCTGGAAAATACATTAAGAAGGTAGAAGATGAATGAACGCTGTAAATTATCTTTCAAATGTATAGGTTAGTACCAAACCCCAAATAAAGTACATTTCTCTGTGTTGAAGGAAAAAGATCAACCATGGGATCTTTTGTACGTGCGTCCATGTGTGCTGTTGAATATACACGTGTATACTCAACACTCACGTGCATAAGTGTGGAAGCTAGGTGTTATTTCTCAGGAGCTGTCCACCTCACTGGTCAACATCCCAGCAAGCAGGCTGTCTGTCTGTATCCCCTCCTCGGATACTCCAAGTGTGCCCCACTGTACTCACTTTttatatgggttccagggattgagctCATGTAGGATCATGGAGATGCCTACATAGCAACACCTCTCTGGACGAAGCACAGGATCTCAACTGGTTGTGAAACTAATTTCCCTTGGAGGCATTTGTCAGTGTGGACAAACAAGAAGCTTAAACTTGGAGCTGGAGctaaggctcagtggttaaaagcacatgGTAAgcttccagaggatcagagttcgCGTCTCTGCACCCCGTCATAACAACAGCTGCTGAGGATGAATGGGCACTCacccacaaatacacagacacatgcaaataaaaagtACAATCATAAGAAAGGAACTTGAGCATGGCAGTGGACAGAGAGCCCTTAGAAGGGTGGGCAGTGAGCACTAAGACCCGCCCTCCTTTCTGGGGAAGTTGGACTTTCCAAGAGTAGTATGTTGAGTACCTACCTGGCACCCATGTGACAAGGAAAGTTCTCTTCCTCGACCTGGGTTGTGGATGGtgaaaacttgaaaaactttcTTGAAAATTAAAAAGCACATTTTGTCCCACGTGTATTTGGGTCTGGATTATAGTGGATAAAAAGTTAAAAGTCATACCAGGtgtagcacacctttaatcccaggactcaggagatagaggcaggaggatctctgtgaatttgaggccagccttgtctacatattGTGCCCCAgggcagccagaactacacagagagaccctgtctcaaagaagaaaaagaaaagaaagaaaaaatttacatTATACACAATTTAGTTAGGTACAAGAGCACCTGGCAAAACCAAAGGAAATTCTACTTGGAAGACTATATCCACTGTGTGGATATCCCAATCCTCTCCACAAATGAACttataacaaaaataagacaacaCAAAAGGGAAAGTGCCCAGAAACCCATGAAAGACAGCACACTACAGAATTAGACTCTCAGGAGCATTATTGGTTACTGAATCCTAATGCATGCTCACCATATTTGAAGAGATGGTAGGATAAAAACCTTCAAAATAGAGACATGTTTAAAAGAACAAGAGAATTGTGTTGGTTAACTGTCAACTTGTCACAATCTAGAATCAACTAGATTAGTCCTTTTCAAAAAAATGTCGTTTTTCgagttttaattatgtgtaagcTTGGCGcccgcagaggccagaggtattGGAACCAGTCTCCTGGAAAAGCAACAGtggttccttctcctcctcccatcctccttctgagccatctctctagtcctgggAAGAgatatttttgggggggggggttgcttttttttggatttttttttgttttttttgtttttttttttttgttttgtttgtttggttttttttgagacagggtttctctgtatagccctggctgtcctggaactcactctgtagaccaggctggcctggaactcagaaatccgcctgcctctgcctcccagaatgctgggattacaggcgtgcgccaccaccgcctggctgtggGAAGAAAGATTCTTTATGAGGAATTACCTAGATCGGGTATGTTTGcgggtgtgtgtgtagggggctgTCTTGAGTGTTCATTGATGTAGGAAGATCCAGCACATTGTGGGCATTACCATCCTTGGGCAAGGGGGCCTAAACTGTATAAACAGGAGAAAGATAAATGGATGACAGGAAGCGAGCATGGGTGCATTCGCTCTCACTGCTCTTGACTGACTGTGATGTGGCTAGAAGTCTTTATGTTCCTCTCACCTTTCCTCTAACTGATGGTAACCTGGAATTgtagccaaataaaccctttacccCTAAGTTGTTTTTTGTCAGCAATAGGAGTGAAACCGGAACAATTATACTTGTAGTAACAAAATGTTGTATTTAAAAGAATACTTAAGCTGGTTCTCTCGCTTAGTGGTAGAGTGTGCGGCGCTTGGATTCATCCCCAGTACTACAACAAATAAATAGTGCCCTTCAGTGGTGCTTCAACTGCACACTATATATAGCTGAAGTGAGAATGGAGAAGTGGGAGATCTGGCCACCCAGGAACAAGCACAGATCCGGAGCACGGGAAGAGTGGGAAGGTTTATCCTGTATCTAAATGAAGAGAACCAAGAGAATGTCGGGAAGAGCATATTCCAAGCATAGGCGTGGGAATCTTCTAGAGACCATGACATGAAAAGGACTCCTTGCTCGGATGCAGGAACGCCAGCACGCCCTTGTAAACTGCGTATATTTACCTCGCCCCCACACAGCAGTGGAACACAATCTAGAATCCAGTGGAACACCGAGGACAAAAATTTGAGTATGGGCTGGCAGAAGACGACGAAAGGGCCATGGTTTGGCTTGATGTTAAGTTCTCAGCAGGAGACAGGGAAAGTAGAAGCCACCGCAACAAGTGACACCAGGGCCTGATGAGAGCACCACTGTCGCTCTGGGCCTAGCTGGAGCATCCTCTGGAACCTGCTTGGGGATAGAAGACCGTGCATTGTCCCTCAAGAGAGACTTCTCAGAACCGGGCAGGACGGGCCGGGATGGCGCTCTTCCGGAAGCCCTCTAGCGCGAGAATTTCCTCCAATCTCGTGAGAGCGGCAGCGGCATCAGCCGGTGCGCAGGCGCGTGCGTGCGCCGTCGGTTCTGGAACGCGACCGCTGAGGAGCCCGGCGCCATGTTGGCCCGGAGGGGTACCAGGGGAAGCGCTTGAGGCGGCGGGCTCGGAGCGGAGCGGGGGCCGACAGGGCCGGCCGGCAGGAGCCCGCCCCTCGCGCCTTCGGATCATGAGCCGAGCAGAGGCCGCCGAGGTCGCGGTGGCGGGGCAGGTGCCCTGGCGGCGCGGGAGCTAGAGATGATGCCATTTGCGGTGACCACCCAAGGAGCACAACCACCGGCTCCCGCCCCGAAGCAGTTCGGCATATCGTCCCCCATCAGCCTGGCCGCCCCCAAGGACACAGACCGCGAACTCACCCAGAAGCTGATCGAGACCCTCCAGCCCTTCGGGGTgtttgaagaggaagaggaactgcAGCGCAGGATTTTAATTTTGCAGAAATTAAATAATCTGGTGAAGGAATGGATCCGAGAAATCAGTGAAAGCAGGAATCTTCCACAAGCTGTAATTGAGAATGTTGGGGGGAAAATTTTTACGTTCGGCTCTTACCGACTAGGAGTACACACGAAAGGTGCAGATATCGATGCTTTGTGCGTTGCACCAAGACACGTGGATCGAAATGACTTTTTCACCTCCTTCTATGACAAATTGAAACTACAGGAGGAAGTAAAAGATTTAAGAGCTGTTGAGGAGGCCTTTGTGCCTGTTATCAAACTGTGTTTTGATGGAATAGAGATTGATATTTTGTTTGCAAGATTAGCATTGCAGACTATTCCGGAAGATTTGGACCTACGAGATGATAGTCTGCTTAAAAATTTAGATATTAGGTGCATAAGAAGCCTTAATGGTTGCCGGGTAACTGATGAAATTTTACATCTAGTACCAAACATTGACAGCTTCAGGTTAACACTGAGAGCCATCAAATTATGGGCCAAATGTCATAACATCTATTCCAATATATTGGGTTTCCTTGGAGGTGTTTCCTGGGCTATGCTAGTAGCAAGAACTTGCCAGCTTTATCCAAATGCAATAGCATCCACTCTTGTACGAAaatttttcttggtgttttctgAGTGGGAATGGCCAAATCCAGTGTTGTTAAAAGAACCAGAAGAACGAAATCTTAACTTGCCTGTATGGGACCCAAGAGTGAATCCTAGTGACAGGTACCATCTTATGCCTATAATTACACCAGCATACCCACAGCAGAACTCCACGTACAATGTGTCTGTTTCAACCAGGATGGTCATGATTGAGGAGTTTAAGCAAGGGCTTGCTATCACACATGAAATTCTGCTGAATAAGGCAGAATGGTCCAAACTTTTTGAAGCTCCAAGCTTTTTTCAAAAATACAAGCATTATATTGTACTTCTGGCAAGTGCACCAACAGAGAAACAGCATTTAGAGTGGGTGGGCTTGGTGGAATCAAAAATCCGAATCCTGGTTGGGAGCCTGGAAAAGAATGAGTTCATTACTCTGGCACATGTGAATCCCCAGTCATTTCCAGCACCAAAAGAAAATGCTGACAAGGAAGAATTTCGTACTATGTGGGTGATCGGGTTAGTGTTGAAGAAGCCAGAAAATTCTGAAATTCTCAGTATTGATCTCACCTATGATATTCAGTCTTTCACAGATACAGTGTACAGACAAGCAATAAATAGTAAGATGTTTGAGATGGATATGAAGATTGCTGCAATGCATCTAAGAAGAAAGGAGCTTCATCAGCTACTTCCGAATCATGTTCTTCAGAAAAAGGAAACGCATTTAACAGAAGGTGTGAGATTGACAGCTGTGAATGACAGCAGCCTTCTCTTGTCTATAGACAGTGAAAACAGCATGACTGCCCCTTCACCTACTGGCACTATGAAGACAGGTCCACTGACTGGAAACCCTCAGGGCAGAAACAGTCCTGCTCTGGCTGTTATGGCAGCATCCGTGACCAACATACAGTTTCCTGATGTTTCCTTGCAGCATGTGAATCCCATAGAGAGCTCGGGGATTGCACTGAGTGAGAGCATCCCTCAGATTCCCTCACAACCTACCATTTCACCACCACCTAAGCCTACAATGACCAGAGTTGTTTCTTCAACACATCTGGTAAACCACCCATCTAGACCTTCAGGAAATACAGCAGCGAACATACCCAATCCTATACTAGGAGTCTAGAAGACATTCTCACCTGataagaagaaaggaacaaaaaacccaacagaaGGGAAGGAACCAGATAGATGAGTCCAGCTTAGACACTACTCAGACAGCAGCTTCTCTGTTGGCCTCTCAGGAAACACCTGGGAACAGATAAGCCC
Coding sequences:
- the Papolb gene encoding poly(A) polymerase beta, giving the protein MMPFAVTTQGAQPPAPAPKQFGISSPISLAAPKDTDRELTQKLIETLQPFGVFEEEEELQRRILILQKLNNLVKEWIREISESRNLPQAVIENVGGKIFTFGSYRLGVHTKGADIDALCVAPRHVDRNDFFTSFYDKLKLQEEVKDLRAVEEAFVPVIKLCFDGIEIDILFARLALQTIPEDLDLRDDSLLKNLDIRCIRSLNGCRVTDEILHLVPNIDSFRLTLRAIKLWAKCHNIYSNILGFLGGVSWAMLVARTCQLYPNAIASTLVRKFFLVFSEWEWPNPVLLKEPEERNLNLPVWDPRVNPSDRYHLMPIITPAYPQQNSTYNVSVSTRMVMIEEFKQGLAITHEILLNKAEWSKLFEAPSFFQKYKHYIVLLASAPTEKQHLEWVGLVESKIRILVGSLEKNEFITLAHVNPQSFPAPKENADKEEFRTMWVIGLVLKKPENSEILSIDLTYDIQSFTDTVYRQAINSKMFEMDMKIAAMHLRRKELHQLLPNHVLQKKETHLTEGVRLTAVNDSSLLLSIDSENSMTAPSPTGTMKTGPLTGNPQGRNSPALAVMAASVTNIQFPDVSLQHVNPIESSGIALSESIPQIPSQPTISPPPKPTMTRVVSSTHLVNHPSRPSGNTAANIPNPILGV